From one Sphingomonas xanthus genomic stretch:
- a CDS encoding 5' nucleotidase, NT5C type — MSQLFLDCDGVLADFEGGARALLGMSPAAFEARHGKREFWRRIARAPDFYGTLDPLPDAAELFDAVAHLDPIILTGLPLGNWAAPQKQRWAATHFPGTRIITCMARDKFRHMTGRDVLVDDRATHRDAWANAGGTFIHHVSASDSLRQLAEIYPSVKAPA, encoded by the coding sequence ATGTCACAGCTGTTCCTTGACTGCGACGGCGTGCTGGCGGACTTTGAAGGCGGCGCGCGCGCGCTCCTCGGAATGAGCCCGGCGGCTTTCGAGGCGCGTCATGGAAAGCGGGAATTCTGGCGCCGGATCGCGCGCGCCCCCGATTTCTACGGAACATTGGACCCGTTGCCGGACGCCGCCGAGCTGTTCGACGCGGTCGCCCATCTGGATCCCATTATTCTCACCGGCCTTCCGCTCGGCAATTGGGCTGCGCCGCAGAAACAGCGGTGGGCCGCGACCCATTTTCCCGGAACGCGGATTATCACCTGCATGGCGCGCGACAAATTTCGTCACATGACCGGGCGCGACGTTCTCGTCGATGACCGCGCAACGCATCGCGACGCATGGGCAAATGCCGGCGGCACCTTCATTCATCATGTCAGCGCGAGCGACAGTCTCCGGCAGCTTGCGGAAATCTATCCTTCGGTGAAGGCGCCGGCCTA
- a CDS encoding Mur ligase family protein produces the protein MTDHYFFCGIGGSGMLPLAAILRAQGARVSGSDRSLDAGRLASKFDYLASLGIGLSPQDGSGVASGMTLVTSAAVEPTIPDVVRSRELRLEHVTRPQLLARLLNNAQRSIAVGGTSGKSTVTGMIAWILHALNHQPTVMNGAVMKNFVSPQAPFASALVGDPELFVSEVDESDGSIALYRPTVAVLGNISLDHKEMDELRTLFGSFLAAADRAAVNLDDPESRIIADSLPANRLVGFGFDHPGAMLKARKLQLKPDGVSFSVSLEGEEHQVDLPVPGRHNAMNALAALAAVHAIGIPLGEAGAALTRFAGLKRRLETVGVARGVTVIDDFAHNPDKIAATLATLTARPGRLLAMFQPHGYGPLAKMGEELAATFAKGLRDGDRLYLPDPVYQGGTVERSRGSEWLAAAIREAGGQAEHVAERAGIGERLMGEALPGDTIAILGARDDTLGEFAADLVARLGT, from the coding sequence ATGACTGATCATTATTTCTTTTGCGGAATCGGCGGCAGCGGGATGCTGCCCCTTGCCGCCATTCTTCGCGCCCAAGGTGCCCGCGTGTCCGGTTCCGATCGGTCGCTCGACGCCGGTCGGCTGGCCTCGAAATTCGATTATCTTGCCTCTCTCGGCATCGGCCTCTCGCCACAGGACGGTTCGGGAGTGGCATCCGGCATGACGCTAGTCACTTCGGCAGCGGTCGAGCCAACCATTCCGGACGTAGTGCGCTCCCGCGAATTGCGACTGGAGCATGTCACCAGGCCGCAGTTGCTCGCCCGCTTGCTCAACAATGCACAGCGCAGCATCGCGGTCGGCGGGACCAGCGGCAAGTCGACGGTCACCGGCATGATCGCCTGGATCCTTCATGCCCTCAATCACCAACCGACGGTGATGAACGGCGCGGTGATGAAGAATTTCGTTTCGCCTCAGGCGCCCTTTGCCTCGGCGCTGGTCGGCGATCCCGAGCTGTTCGTCAGCGAGGTCGACGAGAGCGACGGTTCGATCGCGCTCTACCGGCCGACCGTCGCGGTGTTGGGCAACATCAGCCTCGACCATAAGGAAATGGACGAGCTGCGGACACTGTTCGGCAGTTTCCTCGCGGCGGCCGACCGGGCGGCGGTCAACCTCGACGATCCCGAAAGCCGGATCATCGCCGATTCGCTGCCGGCGAACCGGCTGGTCGGTTTCGGCTTCGATCATCCCGGCGCCATGCTCAAGGCGCGCAAGCTGCAGTTGAAGCCTGACGGCGTCAGCTTCTCGGTCAGCCTGGAGGGCGAAGAGCATCAGGTCGACCTGCCGGTTCCCGGACGCCACAATGCCATGAACGCGCTGGCGGCGCTTGCGGCGGTTCATGCGATCGGCATCCCGCTGGGCGAAGCCGGCGCCGCGCTGACCCGCTTTGCCGGGCTGAAACGGCGGCTGGAAACCGTCGGCGTCGCCCGCGGCGTCACGGTGATCGACGATTTTGCCCATAACCCGGATAAGATCGCCGCGACGCTGGCGACCCTGACCGCGCGTCCGGGACGCCTGCTGGCGATGTTCCAGCCGCATGGATACGGTCCGCTCGCCAAGATGGGCGAGGAGCTGGCCGCGACCTTCGCCAAGGGGCTTCGCGACGGCGACCGGCTCTATCTGCCCGACCCGGTCTATCAGGGCGGGACGGTCGAGAGGTCGCGCGGTTCTGAATGGCTCGCAGCCGCGATCCGTGAGGCGGGCGGCCAGGCCGAGCATGTCGCGGAGCGCGCCGGCATCGGCGAGCGGCTGATGGGCGAGGCGCTGCCCGGCGACACGATCGCCATCCTCGGCGCGCGGGACGATACGCTCGGCGAATTTGCCGCCGATCTGGTTGCGCGCCTCGGAACCTGA
- a CDS encoding LD-carboxypeptidase has translation MKIAVVAPSCTLRPEAAEAVAAIAAARGDAELAIHPQCFLSEGHFAGCDEARLAALREMMADDSVDAIWFARGGYGSNRIAEAAVRNLPSAARAKTYLGYSDAGFLLAAFDRAGLSVAHGPMVQDIMRSGGEAAIHRALDWLVRRDSAALEPKLAAGRRAMAFNLTVLSHLLGSAIEPDFNGAELIIEDVAEHEYRVDRAMFHVTANPAVQRAASLRMGRISEIPDNDPAFGRDAEAIVSDWCARHGIPFAGHADVGHDASNRVVPFDLARN, from the coding sequence ATGAAGATCGCCGTCGTTGCGCCGAGTTGCACGCTCAGGCCCGAAGCCGCCGAAGCGGTGGCCGCAATCGCCGCGGCCCGCGGCGATGCCGAACTGGCCATCCATCCCCAATGCTTCCTGTCCGAAGGGCATTTTGCCGGATGCGACGAAGCCCGGCTGGCCGCGCTGCGCGAGATGATGGCCGACGATAGTGTCGACGCGATATGGTTCGCGCGCGGCGGTTATGGATCCAATCGCATTGCCGAGGCCGCCGTCAGGAATTTGCCCTCAGCTGCTCGGGCCAAGACCTATCTGGGCTATAGCGACGCCGGCTTTCTTCTGGCGGCATTTGACCGGGCCGGCCTGTCCGTCGCCCATGGGCCGATGGTCCAAGACATCATGCGCAGCGGAGGGGAGGCCGCGATTCACCGCGCACTCGACTGGCTCGTCCGCCGCGATTCTGCCGCGCTGGAGCCCAAACTGGCCGCGGGACGGCGGGCAATGGCCTTTAACCTGACCGTACTGTCGCATTTGCTGGGCAGCGCAATCGAGCCCGATTTTAATGGTGCCGAACTGATCATCGAGGATGTCGCCGAACATGAATATCGGGTCGATCGGGCAATGTTCCATGTCACCGCCAACCCCGCGGTCCAGCGCGCCGCGTCACTAAGAATGGGGAGAATTAGCGAAATTCCGGACAATGATCCGGCTTTCGGTCGCGACGCGGAGGCAATCGTCAGCGACTGGTGCGCGCGGCATGGAATCCCCTTCGCCGGCCACGCCGACGTCGGCCATGACGCCTCCAATCGGGTGGTTCCATTCGACCTTGCCCGAAATTAA
- a CDS encoding SWIB/MDM2 domain-containing protein, translated as MAKASSGTGRKAGGGLARPVTPSSDLAAIVGSNPLPRSEVVSKVWDHIRKNNLQNPNNKREILADDKLKKVFGTDKCTMFEMNKHLSKHLS; from the coding sequence ATGGCAAAAGCATCGAGCGGGACTGGTCGTAAAGCAGGGGGCGGTCTTGCCCGTCCGGTGACCCCGTCGTCGGACCTCGCCGCGATCGTGGGTTCAAACCCGCTGCCGCGTAGCGAAGTCGTTTCGAAGGTGTGGGATCACATTCGTAAGAACAATTTGCAAAACCCGAATAACAAGCGGGAAATCCTTGCCGACGACAAACTGAAGAAGGTCTTCGGAACCGACAAGTGCACCATGTTCGAAATGAACAAGCATCTGTCCAAGCATCTTAGCTAG
- a CDS encoding extensin family protein, with the protein MPRRQGRRWGCWLLLLLVLAAAVLAGWTEYQRLLREHPEQFPWTPLSLADPIGPFTARKLAALTGAPDRCFALLGDVPRQLLGSVANPQCRVSDGVRVDALSGPKYRPSGLVAACPVVAALKLWERDVVGPAARRHFGAAIATIDHAGSYSCRRIYGRSEGRFSEHATADAVDITGFRLADGRRISVLDDWNERGAAGAFLREVRDGACDLFATVLSPEYNDAHADHFHLDQAGRGASGWRRCS; encoded by the coding sequence GTGCCTAGGCGCCAAGGCCGGCGGTGGGGATGCTGGCTGCTGCTGCTGCTGGTGCTCGCTGCAGCGGTGCTGGCCGGATGGACGGAATATCAGCGGCTCCTGCGGGAACATCCCGAACAATTTCCTTGGACCCCATTGTCGCTTGCCGATCCGATCGGCCCGTTCACGGCCCGCAAGCTCGCCGCGCTGACCGGCGCGCCCGATCGCTGTTTCGCGCTTCTTGGCGACGTCCCCCGGCAACTGCTCGGCAGTGTCGCAAATCCGCAGTGCCGGGTCAGTGACGGGGTTCGCGTCGATGCGCTATCGGGACCGAAATACCGGCCGTCGGGACTGGTCGCCGCATGCCCAGTGGTCGCCGCGCTGAAGCTGTGGGAGCGCGACGTAGTCGGGCCTGCCGCGCGGCGCCATTTCGGCGCCGCCATCGCTACGATCGACCATGCCGGAAGCTATAGCTGCCGCCGCATCTACGGCCGCAGCGAAGGCCGGTTCAGCGAACATGCCACCGCCGACGCGGTCGACATCACCGGTTTCCGGCTGGCCGACGGCCGGCGGATATCGGTGTTGGACGATTGGAACGAACGCGGCGCTGCTGGCGCTTTCCTGCGCGAGGTCCGCGACGGCGCCTGCGACCTGTTCGCAACCGTGCTGTCGCCGGAATATAATGACGCTCATGCCGATCATTTCCACCTCGATCAGGCGGGCCGCGGCGCCAGCGGTTGGCGCCGCTGCAGCTAG
- a CDS encoding NUDIX hydrolase, whose protein sequence is MADDAIPAATLVLWRDQPGLTPEILVVERSQRMAFAAGALVFPGGRVDEADHAFAERLGIAGEAARITAIRETIEETAVVPAMTEPVDPALGAQLQQALLGGASFETMLAEAGLTLDPLKLVPFARWMPAFKQPRKFDTLFYLAPAPPGAWTPLPQPGECVMAEWASPAELLARIERAEASAIFPTKRNLERLAAQVDFAAACRNAEAHPLDTIIPWVAEIGGEPHVCIPADRGYPVTSEPLATAFRA, encoded by the coding sequence ATGGCCGATGACGCAATTCCAGCCGCCACGCTTGTGCTGTGGCGTGACCAACCCGGCCTGACGCCTGAGATATTGGTAGTCGAGCGGTCGCAACGGATGGCCTTCGCGGCAGGAGCACTCGTTTTTCCCGGCGGACGGGTCGACGAAGCCGACCATGCCTTCGCCGAAAGGTTGGGGATCGCGGGGGAGGCCGCCCGCATCACCGCGATCCGCGAAACGATCGAGGAAACGGCGGTTGTCCCGGCCATGACCGAGCCGGTCGATCCCGCGCTCGGCGCGCAATTGCAGCAGGCGCTGCTCGGCGGCGCCAGCTTCGAGACGATGCTGGCGGAAGCGGGCCTGACCCTCGACCCGCTCAAGCTGGTGCCCTTCGCGCGCTGGATGCCCGCCTTCAAGCAGCCGCGAAAATTCGACACGCTATTCTACCTTGCACCCGCGCCGCCGGGCGCCTGGACCCCGCTTCCGCAGCCAGGCGAATGCGTCATGGCCGAATGGGCCAGTCCGGCCGAGCTTCTCGCCCGCATCGAGCGGGCGGAAGCCAGCGCGATTTTTCCGACCAAGCGCAATCTCGAACGGCTGGCGGCGCAAGTGGATTTCGCCGCGGCCTGCAGGAACGCCGAGGCTCATCCGCTCGACACGATCATTCCTTGGGTGGCGGAAATCGGCGGCGAGCCGCACGTGTGCATCCCCGCCGACCGTGGATATCCGGTAACCTCCGAACCGCTTGCCACCGCATTCCGTGCCTAG
- a CDS encoding amidohydrolase family protein, translating into MSVRHIVLALGLCAAPIALQSAVAHDSHARAAAEAKPTPKDALLKPPADAVHYVVVSDAAKHGDQWRWQLPDGRTAYRWSEELRGWISEVDQVVTLDKNGVPSAMAVRGVTFSGDAAETFSISGGQASWTSTSDNGSAPADGHYLPAGGIRLANETLVNQLAGAGESGVALLPSGKATLSLGPTLSINGPKGAKTVQLAFVRGVLPTPYPVWLDENRRYFAEVGWISLVPAGYEAAVKAMRDRQDEATAEAVKSVAAKFLTPQARRPVLFDNVRLFDAEKGQFLANQAVLASDGKISRIGAAGSIAAPSGAQVIDGRGKTLVPGIWDSHMHIGDDWDVLANIANGMTSFRSPGTMVDRAQSVAARRANNQLLMGEPFVSVIIDKKDPLAAQGSETVSSEAEAIAAVRKISQAGLWGAKFYTSMNPAWIAPAAAEAKKLGLHVHGHVPASMRPSEAVRAGYDELTHLNFVVMEWMPKDVLDKANTRQRMEGPAKFFKDTDLDSAPVSNFIAELASRKTVIDPTIVLFEQMLTQDGGAPGPAYAPYMGIISPVLDRSFRSGGYPLVEGYSRDDYRKSFEKMVDLVGRLHKAGVPIVAGTDGSGVELIRELEIYQQAGMSAAEALQTATIVPARVVGADKRTGSIAIGKEADMVLVDGDVSTDLGALRRVVTVVSDGYVMDGDALRAAAGYSGRPK; encoded by the coding sequence ATGTCCGTTCGCCATATTGTCCTGGCCCTTGGCCTGTGCGCCGCGCCGATCGCGCTCCAGTCCGCAGTGGCCCACGACAGTCACGCCCGGGCGGCAGCCGAGGCGAAACCCACGCCAAAGGATGCGTTGCTGAAGCCGCCTGCGGATGCGGTCCATTATGTCGTGGTGTCCGACGCCGCCAAACATGGCGATCAATGGCGCTGGCAGCTGCCCGACGGCCGCACAGCCTATCGCTGGTCGGAGGAATTGCGCGGCTGGATCAGCGAGGTCGACCAAGTCGTGACGCTCGACAAAAACGGCGTTCCGAGCGCGATGGCGGTTCGCGGGGTAACTTTCAGCGGCGATGCGGCGGAAACCTTCTCGATCTCCGGCGGCCAGGCGTCATGGACGAGCACCAGCGACAACGGCTCCGCTCCCGCGGACGGCCATTATCTTCCGGCAGGAGGCATTCGCCTGGCCAATGAGACGCTGGTCAACCAATTGGCCGGCGCCGGGGAATCGGGCGTGGCGCTGCTTCCCAGCGGCAAGGCGACCCTGAGCCTTGGACCGACGCTCTCGATAAATGGGCCGAAGGGCGCCAAGACCGTCCAGCTGGCCTTCGTGCGCGGCGTTCTTCCGACTCCTTATCCGGTGTGGCTTGACGAAAATCGTCGCTATTTCGCCGAGGTCGGCTGGATTTCGCTCGTTCCCGCCGGATATGAGGCGGCGGTCAAGGCGATGCGAGACCGCCAGGATGAGGCGACCGCCGAGGCGGTGAAATCCGTTGCCGCCAAATTCCTGACACCGCAGGCCCGGCGGCCGGTGCTGTTCGACAATGTGCGGCTCTTCGATGCCGAGAAAGGCCAGTTCCTCGCCAATCAGGCGGTCCTTGCAAGCGACGGGAAGATCAGTCGGATCGGGGCTGCCGGGTCGATCGCGGCGCCGTCGGGTGCCCAGGTCATAGACGGACGCGGCAAGACGCTGGTTCCCGGTATCTGGGATAGTCACATGCACATCGGCGACGATTGGGATGTGCTGGCCAATATCGCCAACGGAATGACAAGCTTCCGAAGCCCGGGAACGATGGTGGATCGGGCGCAGTCGGTGGCCGCGCGCCGAGCCAACAACCAGCTGCTGATGGGAGAACCGTTCGTTTCGGTGATCATCGACAAGAAGGACCCGCTTGCGGCTCAGGGGTCGGAAACCGTCAGCAGCGAGGCGGAGGCCATCGCCGCCGTCCGCAAGATCAGCCAGGCCGGCCTGTGGGGCGCCAAATTCTATACGTCGATGAATCCGGCATGGATCGCGCCCGCGGCCGCCGAGGCCAAAAAGCTTGGGCTTCACGTTCACGGTCACGTCCCGGCTTCGATGCGGCCGAGCGAGGCGGTCAGGGCGGGCTATGACGAACTCACCCACCTCAACTTCGTGGTGATGGAATGGATGCCCAAGGACGTGCTGGACAAGGCCAACACGCGGCAGCGGATGGAAGGGCCGGCCAAATTTTTCAAGGATACCGACCTTGATTCCGCGCCGGTCAGCAATTTCATCGCCGAGCTTGCGTCGCGCAAGACGGTCATCGATCCCACGATCGTACTTTTCGAACAGATGCTGACCCAGGACGGCGGTGCCCCGGGTCCAGCCTATGCCCCCTATATGGGCATCATTTCGCCGGTCCTGGACCGTTCGTTCCGGTCGGGCGGCTACCCGCTGGTCGAAGGTTACAGCCGCGACGACTATCGCAAAAGTTTTGAGAAGATGGTCGATCTAGTCGGCCGGCTGCACAAGGCCGGGGTGCCCATCGTCGCCGGCACCGATGGTTCCGGCGTGGAACTCATCCGCGAACTGGAAATCTACCAGCAGGCGGGGATGAGTGCGGCCGAAGCGCTGCAGACCGCGACCATCGTTCCCGCCCGCGTGGTCGGGGCCGACAAACGGACGGGCTCGATCGCGATAGGAAAGGAAGCGGACATGGTGCTGGTCGACGGCGACGTTTCGACCGATCTCGGCGCGCTTCGCCGGGTCGTGACGGTGGTCAGCGACGGCTATGTGATGGACGGAGACGCGCTGCGCGCCGCCGCCGGGTACAGCGGACGGCCCAAATAG
- the mscL gene encoding large conductance mechanosensitive channel protein MscL, which yields MSMLSEFKAFIARGNVLDLAVAVIIGAAFATITASLTDDVIMPAVGAIFGGFDFSNYFTLLGPIPDSFKGNAASYADLKEAGVAVLGWGQFVTVVINFLILAFIIFLIVRQANKIMEKPENKPSGPTEVDLLKEIRDALKTR from the coding sequence ATGTCCATGCTGTCCGAATTTAAGGCCTTCATTGCCCGCGGCAACGTTCTCGACCTTGCAGTTGCCGTCATTATCGGGGCCGCGTTCGCCACCATTACCGCCAGCCTGACCGACGATGTCATCATGCCTGCGGTCGGCGCAATCTTCGGTGGGTTCGATTTCTCCAATTATTTCACCTTGCTCGGCCCGATCCCCGACAGCTTCAAGGGCAATGCCGCAAGCTATGCCGACCTTAAGGAAGCGGGGGTCGCGGTGCTTGGCTGGGGACAGTTCGTCACGGTCGTGATCAACTTCCTGATCCTGGCGTTCATTATCTTCCTCATCGTTCGCCAGGCCAACAAGATCATGGAAAAACCCGAAAACAAGCCGAGCGGGCCGACCGAAGTCGACCTGCTCAAGGAAATTCGCGACGCGCTGAAGACGCGCTGA
- a CDS encoding LemA family protein yields MTVIRRGLFLAPVAALSLAGCGLNSVPTAEENVNAKWGNLQSEYQRRADLIPNLVETVKGYANQEREVLTEVTNARARATSIQLSADDLNDPAKVRAFNDAQSQLGGSLGRLLATFEAYPDLKSNQNFLTLQSQIEGTENSILVARRDYNEAVQGYNTRIRTFPDAIGAKIFYGAEPKVPFEAAAGSQQAPSVDFNSGS; encoded by the coding sequence ATGACTGTCATTCGCCGCGGACTGTTTTTGGCGCCGGTCGCCGCGTTGAGCTTGGCTGGTTGCGGCCTAAACTCGGTTCCCACGGCCGAGGAAAACGTCAATGCCAAATGGGGCAATTTGCAGAGCGAATATCAGCGCCGCGCCGACCTCATTCCCAATCTCGTCGAGACGGTGAAAGGCTATGCCAACCAGGAGCGCGAGGTGCTGACCGAGGTGACCAATGCCCGGGCCAGGGCCACCAGTATCCAGCTGAGTGCCGATGACCTCAACGATCCGGCCAAGGTTCGCGCTTTCAACGACGCGCAGAGCCAGCTGGGCGGATCGCTCGGCCGGCTTCTGGCAACATTCGAGGCCTATCCCGACCTCAAGTCCAACCAGAATTTCCTGACCCTTCAAAGCCAGATCGAGGGCACGGAAAATTCGATCCTGGTTGCCCGGCGTGACTATAATGAGGCGGTGCAGGGCTATAACACCCGGATCCGTACCTTCCCCGACGCGATCGGCGCGAAGATTTTCTACGGCGCCGAGCCCAAGGTGCCGTTCGAGGCGGCCGCCGGTTCGCAGCAAGCTCCGTCGGTCGACTTCAATAGCGGAAGCTGA
- a CDS encoding TPM domain-containing protein, with translation MAQAGGWRGGVPAADGIRRTLLLGLLALFLSWAAPGWAQSFPELSGRVVDQADLLTPAQEVELTSRLDTLENQTGRQLVIATVKSLEDRTIEDYGYRLGRHWGIGQKEQDDGVILLVAPNERKVRIETGYGARVFLTDAVSSLIIRESILPKFKAGDMGGGIIAGTDQIVTMMELPPEEAARRAREAGAREDRTARSGDISWFPVILMVVLFFTIIGAISSRVSGRRYRGKHGKGKGKRGLGADDVAVMLWGLDLLTRGGRGGGGGFGGFGGGGGGGFGGFSGGGGSFGGGGASGGW, from the coding sequence ATGGCCCAGGCCGGCGGCTGGCGGGGGGGCGTGCCCGCCGCCGACGGCATTCGCCGGACGTTGTTGCTCGGGCTGCTGGCGCTGTTCCTCTCGTGGGCGGCGCCTGGCTGGGCGCAATCCTTCCCGGAACTTAGCGGACGGGTCGTCGACCAGGCTGACCTGTTGACGCCCGCCCAAGAAGTCGAGCTGACGTCGCGGCTGGACACGCTCGAAAACCAGACGGGTCGGCAGCTGGTGATCGCCACGGTTAAGAGCCTCGAAGACCGGACGATCGAGGATTATGGCTATCGGCTTGGCCGGCATTGGGGGATTGGCCAGAAAGAACAGGACGACGGCGTCATCCTGCTGGTCGCGCCCAACGAGCGGAAGGTCCGTATTGAGACCGGTTACGGCGCTCGAGTGTTCCTGACCGACGCCGTTTCAAGCCTGATCATCCGCGAGAGCATACTTCCGAAGTTCAAGGCTGGCGACATGGGTGGGGGCATTATCGCCGGTACCGATCAAATCGTCACGATGATGGAATTGCCGCCCGAGGAGGCCGCGCGCAGGGCCCGGGAAGCCGGCGCCAGGGAGGATCGCACCGCCCGGTCCGGCGACATCAGCTGGTTTCCGGTCATCCTGATGGTGGTATTGTTTTTCACCATCATCGGGGCGATCTCGAGCCGGGTCAGTGGGCGCCGCTATCGGGGCAAGCATGGCAAGGGCAAGGGCAAGCGCGGGCTCGGCGCAGATGATGTCGCGGTAATGCTGTGGGGTCTCGATCTGCTTACCCGGGGTGGCCGCGGCGGCGGCGGCGGATTTGGGGGCTTTGGCGGCGGCGGGGGAGGCGGCTTCGGCGGCTTTTCCGGTGGCGGCGGCTCGTTCGGTGGCGGCGGAGCCTCAGGAGGATGGTGA
- a CDS encoding TPM domain-containing protein, whose translation MMLRISAEDHGRVSEAIAAAEQKSDGEIIAISAERSDAYHDVGLHYAVLVAFLALAYFAALPGQLEFWWTLLMGWTAEPSPRQLLTLLFAIVLAKFLAVLFLLKWQPLRMLLTPGSTKSRRVRRRAVMLFRTSAERRTIGRTGILIYLSMAEHRAEIVGDEAITAVTTPECWGDAMTALLREVKAGRPADGIIAAIGLIGGVLATHFPKSKDDRNQIPDKLIEL comes from the coding sequence GTGATGCTCAGGATATCCGCGGAGGATCATGGGCGCGTAAGCGAGGCAATCGCCGCAGCCGAGCAAAAATCGGACGGCGAAATCATCGCGATCAGCGCTGAACGGTCGGATGCCTATCACGATGTCGGCCTCCATTATGCAGTCCTGGTCGCCTTCCTCGCGCTGGCCTATTTTGCGGCCTTGCCGGGCCAGCTGGAATTTTGGTGGACCTTGCTGATGGGTTGGACCGCTGAGCCCAGCCCGCGCCAGCTGCTGACCCTGCTTTTCGCGATCGTCCTGGCCAAATTTCTCGCCGTCCTCTTTCTCCTTAAATGGCAACCGTTGCGGATGCTGCTGACGCCGGGTTCGACCAAGTCGCGGCGGGTGCGGCGGCGGGCCGTGATGCTGTTCAGGACCAGTGCGGAGCGGCGCACGATTGGTCGCACCGGCATCCTCATCTACCTGTCGATGGCCGAACATCGCGCCGAGATCGTCGGCGACGAGGCGATTACCGCAGTGACCACTCCCGAATGTTGGGGCGATGCCATGACCGCGCTGCTTCGCGAGGTAAAGGCAGGGCGTCCGGCCGATGGGATCATTGCCGCGATCGGACTGATTGGCGGCGTGCTGGCGACGCATTTCCCCAAGTCGAAGGATGACAGGAACCAGATCCCCGACAAGTTGATCGAACTGTGA
- a CDS encoding NUDIX hydrolase has product MTRGVVEWEGKYIRVVREGRWEYVERCGGVHAVVILAEYQGKMVLVEQHRVPLGRRCLELPAGLVGDEDSSAGVEDTAIKELEEETGFTAAKVEELGQFHSSPGMVAEGFTLVRASGLSRVGEGGGTEHEDIEVHLVPKGEVGGFVAAKRSEGCAIDVKLLLLLASDLLDGPVHRP; this is encoded by the coding sequence GTGACGCGCGGCGTCGTGGAGTGGGAAGGCAAGTATATTCGCGTCGTCCGCGAGGGGAGGTGGGAATATGTCGAGCGCTGCGGCGGCGTCCATGCTGTCGTGATCCTCGCCGAGTATCAGGGCAAGATGGTGCTGGTTGAACAGCATCGCGTCCCGCTCGGCCGGCGCTGTCTCGAACTTCCTGCCGGGCTGGTCGGCGACGAGGACTCTTCGGCCGGCGTCGAGGATACGGCGATCAAGGAGTTGGAGGAGGAAACCGGCTTTACCGCCGCGAAGGTCGAGGAGCTGGGCCAGTTCCACAGTTCGCCCGGCATGGTCGCCGAAGGTTTTACGCTTGTTCGCGCATCGGGTTTGTCGCGGGTCGGCGAGGGCGGCGGGACCGAGCATGAGGACATCGAGGTCCACCTCGTGCCGAAGGGCGAGGTCGGCGGATTCGTCGCGGCCAAGCGTTCGGAAGGCTGCGCGATCGACGTTAAGCTTCTGCTCCTGCTGGCTTCGGACCTCCTCGACGGGCCTGTTCATCGACCCTGA